In one window of Ptiloglossa arizonensis isolate GNS036 chromosome 5, iyPtiAriz1_principal, whole genome shotgun sequence DNA:
- the LOC143147341 gene encoding LOW QUALITY PROTEIN: uncharacterized protein LOC143147341 (The sequence of the model RefSeq protein was modified relative to this genomic sequence to represent the inferred CDS: substituted 1 base at 1 genomic stop codon) has protein sequence MDRGAQTVSLFLCLAVLLATIQHGNAERKIVCYYTNWSIYRPGTAKFSPQNINPYLCTHLIYAFGGFTKDNALKPFDKYQDIEKGGYAKFTGLKTYNKNLKTLLAIGGWNEGSSRFSPMVADHERRREFVKNSIKFLRKNHFDGLDLDWEYPAFRDGGKPRDKDNYANLVQELREEFDREASKTGRPRLLLSLAMPAGIEYIDKGYDVPRLNEYLDFINLLSYDYHSSYEPAVNHHSPLHPLEEDNEYNYDSELTIDYTIEYLTKKGASPDKIVLGIPTYGRSYTLFNQDATELGSPADGPGVEGDATREKGYLAYYEICESLASTDDWEVIQPNPKAMGPYAFKGDQWVGYDDEDIVKLKAKYANEKSLGGIMFWTIDNDDFRGKCHDRPYPLIEAAKEALLTENTNTVQKSKTLDNRKKTRVSGIQSNTVGRKHASGGRRTTTTTSTAATTLSRKRATSPRPKYRTFTRPKASVEEDEDQEVDRRSYEPSSSEEEEEEDSDTGNAVRSLDRNDRSREKSKTRSKSRASSSRRRRKQTRRKTENKLTTPEPPTTPDPGTDFKCEDEGFFPHPRDCKKYFWCLDGGPGGLGVVAHQFTCPSGLVFNKAADSCDYPRNVVCPKSKTSQSTTRAPIVAATSRTTYLYSTTRKPTTTKLDTEEEYDEEYEDDDREDKDAVEEDEDELEEEEEEPKEDHRRSTTAKPLLYKTITRTKPTTTTTTTTTTEAPSTTTKPERHDPEKVIGAEDEEEDPKVIKELIKLIKKAGGIEQLEKQLFVQNKSPDNETSSDDRPATPATISRTLYERVLNRQAGKTTSRQRASSNKSHANGPGGAQFEGLDELPEVKTLRRSQKPRYVTIERPKPSRKESPTEDEEEEELDEGEDIEDDVADVASSEEQSISNPFLTSSTQRATPNYINIRRARPSSTTRNENDANRKDEKRKNAEEEGTVRSRRPGNSSKNSESNSSEEAKDQEPRSPASQENQSTTKSRYISVQRFRSTTPKYPEFVSEGISSDREPIASSEAVKIDEEPEVATSTSTSTSTSTTTTTTTTTTTTTTTTPTPTPSTSTSELPSIVFPATTPNDIVREPDTEESISRAATSTTETVKLVEDSATEILLTTAPASPSTVSAPSTRVSAATVSQPRPFGFSRRNRPTEPATTPLPASNDRTRPKVSIASRNHTRSSFLVGRARLRPRQESPEIERVQATRDVAEEHSRTPPRSRQRATSRYAPSALGESHEETTERTKTTSEPTARRSRRPTARANNELEDSPIVRIAQGYPRRVSSSRSRTAVLADQRELDKITNIKVFKKPTPVNRDVYARTRYNRKRNNPEETELEPAPVPSTWPYSSTTLPTTVKLTDHEIILEDIVTETPDAITPDSSLETETVETDTATTTESTVENEVVTVTTDDSSYVGEIEESTIPAANETDGSIQEIRNVTLPRRRKVLLRKRPVASSAIESTEREENRPVTRRRKVIRRVRPATSSTEEDRVTPPSDQDRGNSIAEEDTTATRFDASTEPYAPYTVPGDLAATFEPATTEPSIDYDLSDTDAVTMASTLIDNFTVPTTESDRDESVTETTATTASSFSLGFTDEDTFDETSTQTLTTTPTTTPTTTPTTTPTTTSTLQTTRRLEPYNRTYYLDSRYVRKKFVRRRPIDSTDNATDRYRFVSSSTERSNTEGASKRRKSLFVRRRPVSSSTPRTTLSTDGIVVEDRDSEELQSRYTEPEDSTPSGVGRFESSGNEEDVDRTGSEETRRTTPIGNREPEFRSRYKLTDQPRKTVSTDDSYTLDSAPLEYGEPNDSSHRNFRQPRTRYRNRDEGEEDSTQSSSLDSSTRVRSRFYARRPVSTTTELSVTETLVPAKKFDYAADAHRRQQSLRTTPREEDSTTPRTEEPTEIENLPNLSNVHNLVDADYTTTPSPKPLVTRLVTSVEESATTERQKILIKTKYSSLTSTTRIPLQTTASSVPNAFETSDKETSGETGEDESANEIRQGQVERSTLPIEGEFLHRTAAGLLTTESHESSTIEIESVFSNLIGNRDAGQXIAASRISFTPSSILYIDVPFVVLVAHRPPHSTILEREQRTEERLLFRFFVASSLHDRRTGPTTKDRRPTADGKRACRAEHRGPSLSAPPSSHFQVANSETTIRLPTLKELIGPWANDRANLLLAGDLAPRNSFPSEFVENRRPSTEKSWTLDHASLDKPDRLNLFDDRARAYYVDDNDADNADDAADSAGNKKRIDREDSSTVAPRPTTVRGPPLLDLFRSQVPRGFYVTRSETEPRVASKTDSDGLPTEPATVPTEDLDNADRPNFPVTSRSETDSDGLSTEPATLPTEELDNARRTTRPNATSSSTDNAESPTTFASVTGTNNHEKSSEPTTIGSVGDRATRLNGNGARGRTKVETTTSSTRIDASSTTFALLSYLLTDSVPTKTEFSPTVTTTDPLELSIDVTTLNNLKPSDAPTTVTTESPSTSNGDSVFSSASPQTSTAANLSELALEASDRPKDSLEPATEVGLNVQNGSESSSEVTTATSKLLDGRNSTASASIATLPSTAIDLSTDTPIDRTNPPRQKIELDGKPSLENREKSSIEVKRTQQSRRRVVVYRRRQRRPANDSTLFRDRGNPKAIETNISVDDPNGKKLEPNASEAKVHGEQLPLEKNIDRAKTEVNSSKTPVVSPRTPGSPPSTRLRKPTAFSSTSSQNKSPNALANNRQNRPADGNEKLDTTDDTPEIPKSEKDIDQSSRAQEIAVTLADPPTPRSSTTGRPSLRNALRRRISTTLAPRTDATTSRTTIGFAPVPRDRQKPKPKDRPQQNATTRPRRPQVIDYDYYEDEEEPVVGKSTYNGKLFLTSKGTIRCLDQGNFPHPYSCRKFITCAKMVNGLVVGAEYTCPDKLSYDPVGGICNWSAGLGCKE, from the exons ATGGACCGG GGGGCGCAAACGGTGTCGCTGTTCCTCTGCCTGGCCGTTCTACTCGCGACGATCCAACACG GAAATGCCGAGCGAAAGATCGTGTGTTACTACACGAACTGGTCGATCTATCGGCCGGGAACGGCCAAGTTTTCGCCGCAGAACATCAATCCGTATCTGTGCACTCACTTGATCTACGCTTTCGGCGGGTTCACCAAGGACAACGCTCTGAAGCCCTTCGACAAGTACCAAGACATCGAGAAag GTGGATACGCAAAATTCACCGGCTTGAAAACGTACAACAAAAACCTAAAGACCCTGCTGGCCATCGGCGGCTGGAACGAAGGCTCCAGTAGGTTTTCGCCGATGGTGGCCGACCACGAGAGGAGACGGGAGTTTGTGAAAAATTCGATCAAGTTCCTTCGAAAGAATCACTTCGACGGCCTCGATCTCGACTGGGAGTACCCGGCATTCAGGGACGGCGGGAAGCCTCGAGACAAGGACAATTACGCGAATTTGGTGCAG GAACTCAGAGAGGAGTTCGACAGGGAGGCCTCGAAGACGGGAAGACCGCGACTGCTGCTGTCTTTGGCAATGCCAGCCGGTATCGAATACATCGACAAAGGTTACGACGTGCCCAGATTGAACGAGTATCTGGACTTTATCAACCTTCTCTCGTACGATTATCACTCGTCGTACGAACCGGCCGTGAACCACCATTCCCCTCTGCACCCCCTCGAGGAGGACAACGAGTACAACTACGACAGCGAGTTGACGATA GATTACACGATCGAGTATCTCACGAAGAAGGGTGCCTCACCGGACAAGATCGTTCTGGGTATTCCGACCTACGGACGGTCTTACACGCTCTTCAATCAGGACGCCACCGAGTTGGGGTCACCGGCGGACGGTCCGGGAGTCGAGGGTGACGCGACCAGGGAAAAGGGCTACCTCGCTTACTACGAG ATCTGCGAGAGCCTCGCGTCCACGGACGATTGGGAAGTGATTCAACCCAACCCGAAAGCGATGGGTCCGTACGCGTTCAAGGGCGACCAGTGGGTGGGCTACGACGACGAGGACATAGTCAAGCTGAAGGCAAAGTACGCGAACGAGAAGAGCCTGGGCGGAATCATGTTCTGGACGATCGACAACGACGATTTCCGCGGCAAGTGTCACGATCGACCTTACCCGTTGATCGAGGCGGCCAAGGAGGCACTTTTGACCGAGAACAC GAACACGGTTCAAAAGTCCAAGACCCTGGACAATCGGAAAAAGACTCGCGTTTCGGGAATCCAGAGCAACACCGTGGGAAGAAAACACGCTTCCGGGGGAAGaagaaccaccaccaccaccagcacTGCCGCGACCACCCTCTCGAGGAAGCGTGCCACCTCGCCTAGACCCAAGTATCGAACGTTCACGCGGCCCAAAGCCAGCGTCGAGGAAGACGAGGACCAGGAGGTGGATCGACGATCCTACGAACCGTCCTCCtccgaggaggaagaggaggaggactcCGATACCGGGAACGCGGTGAGAAGCCTCGACAGGAACGACAGATCGAGGGAGAAGAGCAAGACCAGATCGAAGAGTCGAGCGAGTTCCTCTCGAAGACGCAGGAAGCAAACTCGTCGCAAAACCGAGAACAAGCTGACCACTCCGGAGCCACCGACCACCCCCGATCCCGGAACCG ATTTCAAATGCGAAGACGAGGGATTCTTCCCGCACCCTCGAGACTGCAAAAAGTACTTTTGGTGCTTGGACGGCGGACCGGGTGGTCTCGGCGTGGTGGCTCATCAGTTTACCTGTCCCTCGG GATTGGTGTTCAACAAGGCGGCCGATTCTTGCGATTACCCGCGCAACGTGGTCTGTCCGAAGTCGAAGACTTCCCAATCGACGACCAGAGCCCCGATCGTTGCCGCTACCAGTCGCACCACTTACCTGTACAGCACCACGCGCAAACCGACCACTACCAAACTGGACACCGAGGAGGAATACGACGAGGAGTACGAGGACGACGACCGGGAGGACAAAGACGCggtcgaggaggacgaggacgaactggaggaagaagaggaggaaccCAAGGAAGACCACAGAAGGTCCACTACTGCGAAACCGCTTCTCTACAAAACGATCACCAGAACCaaacccaccaccaccacgaccACCACCACGACCACTGAGGCACCCTCCACGACTACCAAGCCCGAGAGGCACGATCCGGAAAAGGTAATCGGCgccgaggacgaggaggaggacccCAAAGTCATCAAGGAGCTGATCAAGCTCATCAAGAAAGCAG GAGGCATAGAGCAACTGGAGAAGCAACTGTTCGTCCAAAACAAGAGCCCCGACAACGAAACCAGCTCCGACGATCGGCCCGCCACTCCGGCCACCATCAGTCGAACTCTCTACGAACGCGTGCTGAACCGCCAGGCTGGCAAAACCACCAGCAGACAACGCGCGTCATCGAACAAGAGCCACGCCAACGGACCAGGAGGAGCGCAGTTCGAGGGCCTGGACGAGCTGCCCGAAGTGAAGACTCTCAGACGATCGCAGAAGCCTCGATACGTCACCATCGAGAGACCCAA ACCCTCCAGAAAAGAATCGCCGACCGAggacgaagaggaggaggaacTCGACGAAGGTGAAGACATCGAGGACGACGTCGCCGACGTGGCTTCCTCCGAGGAACAATCCATCAGCAATCCCTTCCTGACCAGTTCCACGCAGCGAGCGACTCCCAATTACATCAACATCAGACGCGCCCGACCATCGAGCACCACGAG AAACGAGAACGACGCCAACAGAAAGGACGAGAAGCGCAAAAACGCCGAGGAAGAGGGGACCGTTCGTTCACGGCGTCCCGGCAACTCATCCAA GAACTCCGAGAGCAACTCCTCGGAAGAAGCCAAGGACCAAGAGCCACGTTCACCCGCGAGCCAAGAGAACCAGTCGACGACCAAATCTAG GTACATCAGCGTCCAGAGATTCAGAAGCACGACTCCAAAGTACCCGGAGTTTGTCTCCGAAGGGATCTCCTCCGATCGAGAACCGATCGCTTCGAGCGAAGCGGTAAAAATCGACGAAGAACCGGAAGTCgccacgagcacgagcacgagcacgagtaCGAGCACCACTACGaccacgacaacgacaacgacaacgacaacgacaacgacaccgacaccgacaccgtcGACGAGCACTTCCGAGCTCCCCTCGATCGTCTTCCCCGCGACGACACCGAACGATATCGTTCGCGAGCCGGATACGGAAGAATCGATCTCGCGCGCGGCAACCTCGACCACCGAGACCGTGAAACTGGTCGAGGACTCGGCGACGGAGATCCTGCTGACCACGGCACCGGCTAGCCCCTCGACGGTCTCGGCGCCGAGCACGAGGGTCAGCGCCGCGACGGTCTCTCAACCGCGTCCGTTCGGCTTCAGCCGACGCAACAGACCAACCGAGCCCGCGACCACTCCACTGCCAGCGTCCAACGATCGGACGAGGCCCAAGGTGAGTATTGCCTCGCGAAACCACACGCGATCCTCCTTTCTGGTAGGACGCGCTCGGTTGAGACCGCGGCAGGAGAGCCCCGAGATCGAGCGCGTTCAAGCTACTCGCGACGTCGCCGAGGAACACTCGCGAACGCCCCCAAGATCGAGGCAGCGGGCCACCAGTAGGTACGCCCCGTCCGCCCTCGGCGAGAGCCACGAGGAGACCACTGAACGAACGAAAACGACCTCGGAGCCAACCGCCCGGAGATCGCGCCGGCCGACCGCACGCGCTAACAACGAACTCGAGGACAGTCCCATCGTCAGGATCGCTCAGGGCTACCCGAGACGAGTATCGTCCTCGAGATCGAGGACCGCGGTCCTCGCCGACCAACGGGAACTCGACAAGATCACGAACATAAAAGTGTTCAAGAAACCGACACCGGTCAATCGGGACGTATACGCCAGGACCAGGTACAACAGAAAGAGGAACAACCCGGAGGAAACGGAACTCGAACCGGCACCGGTGCCGTCCACTTGGCCCTACTCCTCCACCACACTCCCGACCACCGTCAAACTAACCGACCACGAGATCATCCTCGAAGATATCGTCACCGAGACACCCGACGCGATCACCCCGGACTCGAGCCTCGAGACCGAGACCGTCGAAACGGACACCGCAACCACCACCGAGTCCACCGTGGAGAACGAAGTGGTCACCGTGACTACGGACGATTCGTCGTACGTAGGTGAAATCGAGGAATCTACCATACCGGCCGCGAACGAGACCGACGGATCGATTCAAGAGATCAGGAACGTCACGCTCCCGAGGAGAAGGAAAGTACTACTGAGGAAGCGGCCGGTCGCATCGAGCGCGATCGAGTCGACGGAGCGAGAGGAGAACAGGCCGGTTACTCGGCGAAGGAAGGTGATCAGGCGGGTTCGACCGGCCACCTCCTCCACCGAGGAGGACCGAGTCACCCCGCCCTCTGACCAAGATCGAGGCAACTCGATCGCCGAAGAGGACACCACCGCCACGAGATTCGACGCATCGACCGAACCCTACGCCCCGTACACCGTACCCGGTGACTTGGCCGCCACCTTCGAACCGGCGACCACGGAACCCTCGATCGACTACGACCTTTCCGATACCGACGCGGTCACCATGGCCTCGACCTTGATCGACAACTTTACCGTTCCCACCACCGAATCCGACAGGGATGAATCCGTCACCGAGACCACCGCGACGACCGCCTCGAGTTTCTCCCTCGGATTCACCGACGAGGACACCTTCGACGAGACGTCCACGCAGACACTCACGACCACACCAACGACCACGCCAACGACCACGCCAACGACCACGCCAACGACCACCTCGACCCTCCAAACCACCCGTAGATTGGAACCGTACAACAGAACCTACTATCTCGACTCGAGATACGTGAGGAAAAAGTTTGTCCGCAGACGACCGATCGACTCTACGGACAACGCTACCGATCGGTATCGATTCGTCTCTTCCAGCACCGAGAGGAGCAACACCGAGGGCGCCTCGAAGCGCAGAAAGAGCCTCTTCGTTCGTCGCAGACCCGTATCCTCGAGCACACCCAGAACTACCTTATCGACGGACGGTATCGTCGTCGAGGATCGCGACTCGGAAGAACTACAGAGTCGGTACACCGAGCCGGAGGACTCGACTCCTTCGGGAGTCGGTAGGTTCGAGAGCAGCGGCAACGAGGAGGACGTCGACCGGACCGGAAGCGAGGAGACGCGTCGCACGACCCCGATCGGGAATCGCGAGCCAGAGTTCCGTTCCCGGTACAAGCTCACGGACCAACCGAGGAAAACGGTGAGTACGGACGACTCTTACACACTCGACTCGGCGCCGCTGGAATACGGGGAGCCGAACGACTCGAGCCATCGGAATTTCCGTCAGCCGAGAACGCGGTACCGGAATCGGGACGAAGGGGAGGAGGACTCCACGCAATCGTCCAGCTTGGACTCCTCGACTCGCGTCAGGTCGCGGTTCTACGCGAGACGGCCGGTATCCACCACCACCGAACTCTCCGTCACGGAGACGCTCGTCCCGGCGAAAAAGTTCGACTACGCCGCGGACGCTCACAGGAGGCAACAGTCCCTAAGGACCACGCCTCGCGAAGAGGACTCGACCACTCCGAGAACCGAGGAACCCACGGAAATCGAGAATCTACCGAACCTATCGAACGTACACAACCTCGTCGACGCGGATTACACTACCACGCCCTCTCCGAAACCGCTGGTCACCAGACTGGTCACCTCCGTCGAGGAGTCGGCAACCACGGAGCGGCAAAAGATACTGATAAAGACCAAGTACTCGTCCTTGACCTCGACCACGAGAATACCGTTGCAAACCACCGCATCCTCGGTTCCCAACGCGTTCGAGACCTCCGACAAGGAAACGAGCGGTGAAACCGGCGAAGACGAGTCGGCGAACGAGATCCGGCAAGGCCAGGTAGAGAGATCCACCTTGCCCATAGAGGGCGAGTTCCTTCACCGGACGGCAGCCGGTCTTCTCACTACCGAGTCCCACGAGTCGTCCACGATCGAGATCGAGTCCGTGTTCAGCAACTTGATCGGCAACAGGGACGCCGGCCAGTGAATCGCCGCTTCGCGAATATCGTTCACGCCGTCCTCGATACTGTACATAGACGTTCcgttcgtcgtcctcgtcgcgcATCGTCCGCCGCATTCGACCATCCTCGAGCGAGAACAACGGACGGAAGAAAGActccttttccgtttcttcgtcgcttCGTCGCTTCACGATCGCCGAACCGGTCCAACGACCAAAGACCGCCGGCCGACGGCTGACGGAAAACGAGCGTGCCGAGCCGAGCACCGAGGACCGTCTCTAAGCGCGCCGCCTTCTTCTCATTTTCAGGTCGCCAACTCGGAAACTACTATCAGACTACCGACCCTCAAGGAGCTGATCGGTCCTTGGGCCAACGATCGCGCGAACCTCCTTCTCGCGGGAGAcctcgcgccgagaaactcgttCCCGAGCGAATTCGTCGAGAACCGGCGACCGAGCACCGAAAAATCCTGGACGCTGGACCACGCGTCACTGGACAAACCTGACCGATTGAATTTATTCGACGATAGAGCGCGCGCGTATTACGTCGATGATAACGACGCCGACAACGCCGACGACGCCGCGGATTCCGCCGGTAACAAGAAGAGGATAGATCGAGAAGACTCGTCGACCGTCGCGCCGCGACCGACCACCGTGCGCGGCCCGCCGTTGCTCGATTTGTTCCGGAGCCAAGTTCCACGGGGCTTTTACGTCACCAGAAGTGAAACGGAACCCCGCGTTGCGTCGAAAACGGACAGCGACGGGTTACCGACCGAGCCGGCCACCGTACCGACGGAAGACCTCGATAACGCCGACCGGCCAAACTTCCCCGTTACTTCTCGAAGCGAAACGGACAGCGACGGATTATCGACCGAGCCGGCCACCTTACCGACGGAAGAGCTCGATAACGCTCGACGAACGACCCGACCGAACGCAACCTCGAGTTCGACCGACAACGCCGAATCACCGACGACTTTCGCGAGCGTAACCGGAACCAACAACCACGAGAAGAGTTCCGAACCAACGACGATCGGTAGTGTCGGTGATCGGGCCACGCGACTAAACGGAAACGGAGCTAGAGGCCGGACCAAAGTCGAAACTACGACTTCTTCGACGCGCATCGACGCGTCCTCGACGACCTTTGCCCTGCTTTCGTATCTTCTTACCGACTCGGTACCTACCAAAACCGAATTCTCCCCTACGGTAACGACTACGGACCCTCTCGAACTCTCGATCGACGTTACGACTTTGAACAATTTGAAGCCGAGCGATGCTCCGACAACGGTAACTACCGAATCTCCTTCCACCTCGAACGGTGATTCCGTTTTCAGTTCCGCATCCCCGCAAACTTCCACAGCCGCGAATCTATCCGAACTTGCCCTCGAGGCCTCGGATAGACCGAAAGACTCTTTGGAACCAGCGACGGAAGTGGGATTGAATGTGCAAAACGGTTCCGAATCGAGTTCGGAGGTGACCACCGCGACGAGCAAACTCCTCGAcggaagaaactcgaccgcGTCGGCATCGATCGCGACGTTACCTTCGACCGCTATCGACCTATCCACGGatacaccgatcgatcgaaccaaCCCTCCTCGACAAAAGATCGAACTCGACGGCAAACCATCGCTggagaatcgagaaaaatcATCGATAGAGGTGAAAAGGACGCAACAATCTCGAAGACGCGTTGTCGTTTACAGAAGACGACAACGCAGACCCGCCAACGACTCTACGCTTTTTCGCGATCGCGGAAACCCAaaagcgatcgaaacgaatatctctgTGGACGATCCGAACGGGAAGAAGCTCGAACCAAACGCGAGCGAGGCTAAAGTCCACGGAGAGCAACTTCCGCTCGAGAAGAATATCGATCGAGCCAAAACCGAG